GGGACGACAATGTTTCCCTGGGACGCCTCATCGGTTCCAACCGGCAATACATCGAAGACGTCATTCCCCATATCGGTTCCCTGCTTTCTTCGAATCTGGCGGACGTGCTGGCAAACGCCGACGTGGTTATTATTGGCACGCGCGGCATCGAGCGGAAAACTCTCGAAGCCCAACTCCGCCCCAGCCACTTCGTAGTCGATCTGGTAAACCTGGAAAAGGCTCGGCGCCCGGCCTCGTCGAACTCGTACGAGGGGTTGTGCTGGTAATTCACTGACCAATGAAAATACTCTGGGTCAAGGCAGGAAAGCTGTTGCCGGTCGACACCGGAGGCAAGATCCGGTCGTTTAATATTCTGCGGCATCTGGCGCGAAGCCATGATGTCACGCTCCTGTCGTATTATGGCGGACCTCGCGACCTGGAGTACGAAACCGCCGTCACGCAGCGTCTGCCGGGCGCCGTAACCATCCACACCGCCGCGCCCGAGGGCGGTCTCGCGCAGTCTCTGGATTACGTTCTCCGTCTTCCGTCCACGGCTCCCTACGCGGTCAGAAAGTTCACGCACGCAAGCGTTCGACAAGAAGTTGCTCGCCTTCTGTCCGATCGCAGCCTCGACGTGGCCGTGTGCGATTTTCTTTCGGCGTCGCTGAATTTTCCCGCGAGTCTGTCTGCGCCCGTCGTTCTCTTTCAACACAATGTCGAAACCATGCTCTGGAGGCGCATGGCGCGCACCGAAACATCTCCCCTCCGAAAGCTCTCCTACAATATTGAGTCCCGGAAAATGTCGTCCTATGAAACCAGCGCCCTGCGAAGATTTCACCATGTCATCGCGGTCTCCGATAATGATCGCGACGCGATGCTGACGTTATCGCCCCGCTGCCCGATTACAGTCGTCCCTACCGGCGTCGACACTGAACAGTATCAGGTCGCGCCTCCGGCTTCCGCCGCTCCTCCCGTCATCGTCTTTACCGGCTCCATGGATTGGGAACCGAACATCGACGCCATGGAATATTTCTGCCGCGACATCTGGCCAACCATTTTGGCGTCTGTTCCAGCCGCGCGCTTTCAGATCGTCGGCCGCAATCCCCATCCGCGTGTGCAACGTCTCGCCTCGGCATCGGTCGAAGTAACCGGAACGGTCCCTTCAGTCGCCAGTTATCTGCGATCGGCCACCGTGGTGATCGTTCCGCTACGCATCGGGGGCGGTACGCGACTCAAGATTTTCGAAGCCATGGCCATGGCCAAGGCTATGGTTTCTACCTCCATCGGCGCGGAAGGTTTGGACGTAACTCATGGCCGCGACCTGCTGATCGCCGACGATGCGGCATCATTTGCCGCCGGCATTCTACAGTTTCTGCGTGACCCCGAACTGCGCCGCAGTTGCGAACAAAATGCTGCCGCGCTCGCCGCGAAATACGATTGGTCGCAGATCGCGCGGCTCTTCGCCGAAGTGCTCCGCGATTCCGCGGCCGCTTTCCGCTCCGGTCAAATCAAAGAGAAAGAGCGCATCGCCATTTCACCGGTGCAGCCGTGAGAATTCTGGTGCTGGATGGCAACCAGAACCAGGCAGTCGCCTCCGTACGCTCCCTGGCGAAAGCCGGGCATCAAGTTCTCGTCGGCGAGTCGAGTTCTTGGTCCAAGGCCGGCTGGTCTCGTTATTCATCCGGCAGCTTCCGCTACCCTCCACCGCAAGCGAGCGCCTCTGACTTCGTCGCGCGAATTTCCGAAGTAGCCGCGTACCAGGCCGGAACGCTAGTGCTGCCCATGACGGAAGCCACTACACTTCCACTCTCAGCCCAGCGCGACTCGCTACTCGCAACCGGGGCTCGGCTCGTCTTGCCCTCGCATGAGGACGTGCTGCGCGCGTTTAACAAAGAAGAAACGGTGCGCTTGGCGGCTTCTCTAGGAATCGCCGTCCCGACCACCATCCTTGTAGAGAACGCGGACGAAGCTCGCGAAGCGGCTCATGCGATAAAGTTTCCAGTAGTCCTCAAGCCGCGCAGTTCGGTCGAAACTCAATCCAGCGGTGCGCTGCAAACTACCGGACGTCCCCGCTACGCCAAAACGCCAGAAGATCTTCAGATCCTCTATCGCGAGATGAGCCGGACCTGCTCCCGGATTCTGGTGCAGGAGTTCGTCGACGGCGAAGGCGCAGGTTACTTCGCGTTGATGCACCATGGCGAATTGCGGGCAGAGTTCGCGCACCGCCGCATCCGCGACGTTTATCCTACCGGGTCTGGCAGCGCGCTTCGCGTCAGCGTCGAGCCTGACCCGCAGGTTCGCAGCGCGTCTCTCGCCATGCTCCAGGCTTTGCATTGGCACGGCGTCGCCATGGTGGAGTTCCGCCAGGTCCCAGCACAGCCGCCCGTCTTCATGGAAGTTAACGGCCGTTTCTGGAATTCCCTGCCCCTCGCCTGTTACGCGGGCGCGGACTTCCCAGCGCTCTTGGCGCGGATGGCAGAATCGGACGATATGGAAAAGCAAAATTCATTTCGTACCGGCGTCGCATGTCGTTGGCTGCTCGGTGATTTTCGCCATCTCGCGGAAGTGTGGCGCGGAGCTCCGGCAGGCTACCCCAGGCCGTATCCGGGAAGATTGCGCACGCTCCTGGCAGTGATGACGCCGGTGCCCGGCACCTTCCACGACAACTTTCAGTGGGCCGATCCCCTGCCAGAATTAGGTGACTGGCTGAGCTTCTTCGAGCGCGCATTTCAAAAAGCGAGATCATAATCAGACGAAGATCATCGTCGGCGGGAACATTTCGACATGGCCAAAAACGGCACAGTGTTTTTCATGTATCACGAACTGGCGGTTCCCGGAAGGCGCTTGTGCCACGCCGAGCCCGGATACACGCGCTACGCCTTGTCCGATGCCGATTTTCGCAGCCATATCGCCCGCCTCGCCCGTGAGGGTTGGCAAGCCAAGAACGTAACCCAGGCCCTCCAGTCCTTCGCCATCAAAGATGTCTGCCTCACATTTGATGATGGCTGCGAAACCGATCTCATCTCCGCCGCCCCGGTTCTGCAACAGTTCGGCTTCGGCGCCACGTTTTATATCACCGTCGAATTTCTCGGCAAGCCCGGATACATGACGGAAGCACAGGTTCGAGACTTAGCGGCGGTGGGATTTGAAATCGGATGCCACTCCCTGACTCATCCGTATCTTCCCGACATCGACGACGCTCGCCTTCGCGAGGAGACAGCCGGCGCAAAAGAGCGCCTCCAGCAGATCGCCGGCGTTCCCGTGGAGCACTTTTCTTGTCCCGGCGGACGATGGGATCGCCGCGTGCTCGCAGCCGTGAAGGCCGCTCCTTTCCGAACCATGGCTACCAGTCGTACGGGAATGAACTTCGCGAGCACAGATCCCCTTCATCTGAATCGTGTCGCTGTATTGAGCGGCACTAGCGAAGAAGTATTCATCGAACAGTGCCGGGGGCGGGGGTTGCTCAAAACAAAACTCAAGGAAAGCGCCCGGGAAGCAGCCAGAAGTGTGCTGGGAAACTCCAATTACGACTCGCTTCGCGGTTATATTCTCGACCGTTCAAAAATTGACACGTAAGTTTGGCGTCTTTTCCACAGGCCCAACTGCTTTCTCTCCCGCGCTTTTAGGGCCCTGGCCCATCGGACATCTCCCAGTGTGTCCTTTCGTGCGCCAACTGGCCAGTGTCCTCTGTTATCTATTCCCATCCTCCCTCTCTCTCTAGATTAAATCGAGGCGAATCGCAAATTAGATTCCCCGCGACTCGATCATGTGAGGGCCCCCAAATGTTCTTGCACCCATCCCCCGATTCAGAACAACGCAAGGCATCCGCAGGTCTTGTCCGGCAAATTGGAATTGCAATTTTTCTTTCAGCTTTGGCTTATTTTTCCGTCGGCTGCGCGGGCCTTCCGACATCTGCGACGCAACCATCCACTTCCAAATCCGCAAACGGCGCGCTCCGGCTGTCTCCTGCCACAGCTACCATCTCATCCGGCAGCCAGCAATTGTTCTCGGCAACTTTGCCTGTCTCTACTGTCACTCCCACTAGTTTCGCGTCGACCAGATTACCGTCGACGGGCGGGACTTTACCGAGTGCGGTCATCATCTGGCGCACAACTGCGGGTACAATCTCGCAAGACGGATTGCTCACAGCTCCTTCCGTAACATCATCGACCACCGTGACCGTAACTGCCTCAAGTTCGGCAGATGCGGGCATGATCGCGAGGGCTCAAATCACGGTGGTGCCGCTAAATAAAATCGGCATTACCTTGTCGCCAGTCACAGTAGCGCTGTCTTCCGGCGCCAAACAACAGTTCTCCGCTACTCTCACCTCGACCAGCAACACAGCGGTCACATGGCAAGCCAGTTCGGGGACAATTTCGAGCAGCGGTCTTTACACTGCACCGTCCGTATCCGCTTCGAGCAAAGCGATCGTAACCGCCACCAGCGTGGCCGACGGCAGCGTTGTCGCCTCCTCCCAAATCACGGTCTCCCCCGTCAGCAAGCTCGCGATTTCAAGCTCTACCGTGCCCGCTGGAACGTCGGGCACTTTCTACAGCACAAACCTCGCGGCCACCGGAGGCACGGCGCCCTACTCTTGGCAAATCAGCGCCGGGGCCTTGCCTCAAGGTCTCTCCCTCAATAAAACCACTGGAGTCATTTCGGGCACCACGTCGCAGAATGGAGCCTTCCCCTTCACGACTTCCGTCACCGACGCATCCTCGACGAGCAGCAGCGCATCGTTCAGTCTCGCGATGAATGAAATCGGTCTTACCCTGTCGCCCGCCACAGTGACGCTGTCTTCCGGCGCCAAACAACAGTTCTCCGCTACGCTGACGTCGACCAGCAACACAGCGGTCACGTGGCAAGCCAGTTCGGGAACAATTTCGAGCAGCGGCCTTTACACCGCGCCGTCCGTATCCGCTTCGAGCAAAGCTACTGTAACCGCCACCAGCGTGGCCGAAGGCAGCGTGGTCGCTACCTCCCAAGTCACGGTCTCCCCCGTCAGCAAGCTCGCAATTTCCGTCCACTCCATGCCCTCTGGAACTGCCGGCACTGCCTACAGTGCGAGCCTGGCGGCCAGCGGAGGCGTAGCGCCGTACACCTGGCAAATCACAGCCGGATCATTGCCGCAGGGCCTATCGCTGGACAAGACGACCGGAGCTGTTTCAGGGACTACTTCGCTGACTGGAACCTACCCCTTTACAACTTCCGTTACAGACTCCATGTCATCGACCGTGAGCAGTTCGCTCAGCATTGCGATGAGCCAGTCCACTTCGGGAACTTATGACGGCCCGGCGGAGCTTCCGCGCGTCTACATGCAGAGCGCCGTGGCCGACACCCCCGCGCCGGGCAGCGTGATTACCGTGGCCAAAGGTGGAGACTTTCAGAGCGCTTTAAACAGCGCCAAGTGCGGGAATACCATCACCCTTCAGGCTGGAGCAGTTTTCACCGGCAGCTTCAATTTCCCTGCGCAAACCTGCGACGACGGTCATTGGATCATCATCCGGACCAGCACAGCCGACAGCAGTTTGCCTCCAGAAAATACGCGGATCACTCCGTGCTACGCCGGCGTGTCGTCCCTTCCCGGCCGCCCGGCCTTGCACTGCGCTTCCACCAAAAATGTGATGGCCCAGATCCAGTATTCGGGCAACGCGAGCGGGCCCATCACTTTCCTCAACGGCGCCAGCCACTACCGCTTCATTGGTCTCGAGATCACCCGAACTCCTGGCACCGGGATCGTCTACAACCTTGCCTTCAATCAGGGCAACGCGGCGAACAACATTATCTTCGATCGCTGCTGGTTTCACGGTACTGCCCAGGACGAAACCGAGCGCGGCGTGATGCTGGCCGGATCCACCTACGCCGCAATCGTGGATTCTTTCTTTACTGACTTTCATTGTGTCTCGAAAACGGGAGTGTGCCTGGACGCGCAGGCGATCGCCGGAGGTCTGGGCGACCTGGTCATGGGCCCCTATAAGATTGTCGACAATTTCCTGGAGGCTGCCGCCGAATCGATCATTTTCGGGGGCGGCACTGCCACCGCGACTCCCACCGATATTGAAATTCGCCGCAATCACATGTTCAAACCCATGACCTGGATGCAGGGGCAGCCGGGATATGTCGGAGGAGTGGACGGCAATCCGTTCATTGTTAAGAACCTGTTCGAGCTCAAGAACGCGCAGCGCGTCCTGTTCGAAGCCAACATCCTGGAAAACACCTGGGGTGGCTTCTCGCAGTCCGGCTTCGGCATACTGCTTACGCCAAAGAACCAGGCGATCGGAACGTCCAACGTCTGCCCGTCGTGCGAAGTCACCGACATTACCATTCGTTACACCACGATCAGTCACGTGGGCGCCGGAATGCAGATCGGCAACGGCATGTCTTCCAATGGAGGCGCGCCCCTGGCGGGCGAGCGCTACAGCATTCATGACCTCACCATCGATGATATTGATGCGACAAAATATGACGGCAACGGTGACTTCGCTCAGATCTCGATGGGACAGGGAGCGCCTGTTCTGCAATCTGTGACCATCAATCACATCACCGCCTTCCAGCCCGACGTCATGCTGAACCTGGGCGATGATCTCAGCATGAATCCCCCCATGAACAATTTCGTGTTTACCAACAGCATCGTCAACGGCGGAACCTCTGTCACCAGCACTACGGGCAGCGGTGGCACGGCAGATTGCGCCTATCATCCTCAGCCTCTGACCGCGCTGGGTTTGTGTTTCAGTTCCTACACCTTTACCCACAACGCGATTATCGCTACGCCCGCCGTCGATCCCATCGGCGACTATCCTTCCGGCAATTACTTCCCCTCATCCGTCGCGGCGGTTGAGTTCGTCAAGTACAACGGCGGCAACGGTGGAAACTATCAACTGCAAAGCACCAGCCCTTACAAGAATGCCGGAACCGATGGCCTGGACCTGGGGGCCGACATCGCCACGATTCTGGCCGACACCGTCGGTGTCTATTAAAACCATACAAATTACCCAATAGTGCTCGCGGTCGGGCGGGTGGGATCGGGAAATCTCATCACACTCGTCCCAGCCGCCGCCCCACTTTCTGCCGGTCGTTCTTGCCCGATCGCTGCCCTTCTCACGGAGATTCGGTATCTGATAAATTGAAGTGAGGTTTTTCTTGCGCGGATTCTCCTCACGTGCCCAATGAAACGCCCTTCTGCCATGAGGTCTCCCCGTCACGACCGGACTGCTTATTGGTTGAACCGCCGGTTCGTTTGGGTCCTGCTGGCATGGCTCTCAGCGGCGAGCTTTTCCGCTCTGAGCCAGGAATCTCTCAACAAGAACTCCTCTCCCAGCAACTTTGATGGACCTGCCGAATTGCCCAGGACTTACATCGACAGTTCCTTGCAGGCGACGCCGGCGCCCGGCAAGACGGTGACGGTGCAT
Above is a window of Candidatus Sulfotelmatobacter sp. DNA encoding:
- a CDS encoding glycosyltransferase family 4 protein, whose translation is MKILWVKAGKLLPVDTGGKIRSFNILRHLARSHDVTLLSYYGGPRDLEYETAVTQRLPGAVTIHTAAPEGGLAQSLDYVLRLPSTAPYAVRKFTHASVRQEVARLLSDRSLDVAVCDFLSASLNFPASLSAPVVLFQHNVETMLWRRMARTETSPLRKLSYNIESRKMSSYETSALRRFHHVIAVSDNDRDAMLTLSPRCPITVVPTGVDTEQYQVAPPASAAPPVIVFTGSMDWEPNIDAMEYFCRDIWPTILASVPAARFQIVGRNPHPRVQRLASASVEVTGTVPSVASYLRSATVVIVPLRIGGGTRLKIFEAMAMAKAMVSTSIGAEGLDVTHGRDLLIADDAASFAAGILQFLRDPELRRSCEQNAAALAAKYDWSQIARLFAEVLRDSAAAFRSGQIKEKERIAISPVQP
- a CDS encoding ATP-grasp domain-containing protein, translated to MRILVLDGNQNQAVASVRSLAKAGHQVLVGESSSWSKAGWSRYSSGSFRYPPPQASASDFVARISEVAAYQAGTLVLPMTEATTLPLSAQRDSLLATGARLVLPSHEDVLRAFNKEETVRLAASLGIAVPTTILVENADEAREAAHAIKFPVVLKPRSSVETQSSGALQTTGRPRYAKTPEDLQILYREMSRTCSRILVQEFVDGEGAGYFALMHHGELRAEFAHRRIRDVYPTGSGSALRVSVEPDPQVRSASLAMLQALHWHGVAMVEFRQVPAQPPVFMEVNGRFWNSLPLACYAGADFPALLARMAESDDMEKQNSFRTGVACRWLLGDFRHLAEVWRGAPAGYPRPYPGRLRTLLAVMTPVPGTFHDNFQWADPLPELGDWLSFFERAFQKARS
- a CDS encoding polysaccharide deacetylase family protein, translated to MAKNGTVFFMYHELAVPGRRLCHAEPGYTRYALSDADFRSHIARLAREGWQAKNVTQALQSFAIKDVCLTFDDGCETDLISAAPVLQQFGFGATFYITVEFLGKPGYMTEAQVRDLAAVGFEIGCHSLTHPYLPDIDDARLREETAGAKERLQQIAGVPVEHFSCPGGRWDRRVLAAVKAAPFRTMATSRTGMNFASTDPLHLNRVAVLSGTSEEVFIEQCRGRGLLKTKLKESAREAARSVLGNSNYDSLRGYILDRSKIDT
- a CDS encoding putative Ig domain-containing protein, whose protein sequence is MIARAQITVVPLNKIGITLSPVTVALSSGAKQQFSATLTSTSNTAVTWQASSGTISSSGLYTAPSVSASSKAIVTATSVADGSVVASSQITVSPVSKLAISSSTVPAGTSGTFYSTNLAATGGTAPYSWQISAGALPQGLSLNKTTGVISGTTSQNGAFPFTTSVTDASSTSSSASFSLAMNEIGLTLSPATVTLSSGAKQQFSATLTSTSNTAVTWQASSGTISSSGLYTAPSVSASSKATVTATSVAEGSVVATSQVTVSPVSKLAISVHSMPSGTAGTAYSASLAASGGVAPYTWQITAGSLPQGLSLDKTTGAVSGTTSLTGTYPFTTSVTDSMSSTVSSSLSIAMSQSTSGTYDGPAELPRVYMQSAVADTPAPGSVITVAKGGDFQSALNSAKCGNTITLQAGAVFTGSFNFPAQTCDDGHWIIIRTSTADSSLPPENTRITPCYAGVSSLPGRPALHCASTKNVMAQIQYSGNASGPITFLNGASHYRFIGLEITRTPGTGIVYNLAFNQGNAANNIIFDRCWFHGTAQDETERGVMLAGSTYAAIVDSFFTDFHCVSKTGVCLDAQAIAGGLGDLVMGPYKIVDNFLEAAAESIIFGGGTATATPTDIEIRRNHMFKPMTWMQGQPGYVGGVDGNPFIVKNLFELKNAQRVLFEANILENTWGGFSQSGFGILLTPKNQAIGTSNVCPSCEVTDITIRYTTISHVGAGMQIGNGMSSNGGAPLAGERYSIHDLTIDDIDATKYDGNGDFAQISMGQGAPVLQSVTINHITAFQPDVMLNLGDDLSMNPPMNNFVFTNSIVNGGTSVTSTTGSGGTADCAYHPQPLTALGLCFSSYTFTHNAIIATPAVDPIGDYPSGNYFPSSVAAVEFVKYNGGNGGNYQLQSTSPYKNAGTDGLDLGADIATILADTVGVY